A single window of Granulicella mallensis MP5ACTX8 DNA harbors:
- a CDS encoding anhydro-N-acetylmuramic acid kinase gives MNTGKPKPMLVAGVMSGTSADGVDVAICRVSPALPKGAPRVKVLGHRSFAYDAKLRAAVLAAMDAKQTSTAELARLSWRLGSVYAECVDVTAHELKLKPQLVACHGQTIYHQATALPYLGQPVRCTWQIGEASLIAERLRVPVISDFRPADMAAGGQAAPLVPMLDFCLFRHATKNRLLLNLGGIANVAVLPAGCSVDGVMAFDTGPANMIADVCMKRLYGRRFDKDGAIAARGKVLDGVVAKLMQASYFSALPPKSCGREEFGEAFVTRFIALCEREGARKQDILATAIAFTTETILDAYRRFCLPHLGQRARTTELFAAGGGTRNATLVQRLHESFSALGVRVTTTEEAGVATEAKEAAAFALMGWLTWRGLPGNVPSATGATRPVVLGKITLA, from the coding sequence ATGAACACCGGCAAACCGAAACCGATGCTCGTTGCAGGCGTAATGAGCGGCACCTCCGCCGATGGAGTCGATGTCGCAATCTGCCGCGTATCCCCTGCACTGCCGAAGGGCGCGCCGCGAGTAAAGGTACTCGGACACCGCTCGTTCGCTTACGATGCCAAACTGCGCGCTGCCGTACTCGCTGCGATGGATGCCAAACAAACCAGCACGGCAGAACTCGCACGGCTTTCGTGGCGACTGGGCTCTGTGTATGCAGAGTGTGTCGACGTTACGGCACACGAGCTCAAGCTGAAGCCGCAGCTAGTCGCGTGTCATGGACAGACGATCTATCACCAGGCAACAGCCTTGCCCTATCTCGGCCAGCCGGTGCGCTGCACGTGGCAGATCGGCGAAGCCTCCCTGATCGCAGAGCGCCTGCGTGTGCCCGTGATCAGCGACTTTCGTCCGGCGGACATGGCTGCGGGAGGCCAGGCCGCGCCCCTGGTGCCGATGCTCGACTTCTGCCTGTTTCGCCATGCCACGAAGAATCGGCTGCTGCTGAACCTCGGCGGCATTGCGAACGTTGCGGTACTCCCGGCAGGCTGTTCTGTAGATGGAGTGATGGCCTTCGACACCGGCCCGGCAAACATGATCGCCGACGTCTGCATGAAACGGCTCTACGGTCGCCGCTTCGATAAAGATGGTGCCATCGCAGCACGCGGCAAGGTGCTCGACGGCGTAGTCGCAAAGCTGATGCAGGCGAGTTACTTCTCTGCCCTGCCGCCTAAGTCCTGCGGCCGCGAAGAGTTCGGCGAAGCCTTCGTCACACGATTTATCGCGCTGTGCGAACGAGAAGGTGCACGCAAGCAGGACATCCTCGCAACCGCGATAGCCTTCACAACAGAGACGATCCTCGACGCGTACCGGCGCTTCTGCCTGCCGCATCTCGGACAGCGTGCGCGTACAACAGAACTGTTCGCCGCCGGTGGCGGCACACGCAACGCAACCCTGGTGCAACGACTGCACGAGAGCTTCTCCGCGCTCGGCGTACGTGTCACCACCACCGAAGAAGCAGGAGTCGCGACCGAAGCGAAAGAGGCTGCGGCCTTCGCACTGATGGGCTGGCTTACGTGGCGTGGCCTGCCGGGCAATGTGCCTTCGGCCACGGGAGCAACACGTCCCGTGGTACTCGGAAAGATCACGCTCGCATGA
- a CDS encoding ABC transporter substrate-binding protein → MKSLGCLLALGALLPLAACNLPTATERGTLHFLIASSPNNLDLRQGTDAQSERVGTLIYDALVEKDDHFNLQPWLATSWERPDPLTWIFHLRSGVHFHDGKPLTADDVAWSIRSMTNGALITAKGGAFADVTSIEVRDPLTLIVRTRQADASLLFNLSDGLFGVVEKGAGREEGLHPVGTGPFKFVSQVQDKEVVVERNPSYWAGPPKIGHIRFDVVPDAITMALEMKKGSGDAESSDITLDMVHALRGLPNLRTESGPGSIVIYANFNVNDPALRDRRVRQAIACALDRPALIAALWRGEARPANTFLPTDHWAQASDSQLPLYPHDTARAVRLLDEAGLKPDKNGIRLRFTLKTSTDETTRLVAQAIQQELHEAGIELTLRSAEFGTFYSDITKGAFQMYILRWIGSNEDPDIFRYAYATASFPPKGGNRGRYSNPRIDALLQAASAETDQAAQRRAYVEVQQILANDLPGIPLWYPNNEVVHSTRLTNVKLDPGGSFNFLRTAVLQ, encoded by the coding sequence ATGAAGAGTCTGGGCTGCCTGTTGGCATTGGGCGCACTGCTGCCTCTGGCTGCCTGCAACCTACCTACGGCCACAGAGCGCGGCACCCTGCACTTCCTCATCGCAAGCTCACCGAACAATCTCGACCTGCGCCAGGGCACCGACGCTCAGTCCGAGCGTGTCGGCACATTGATCTACGACGCACTTGTAGAAAAAGACGACCACTTCAACCTCCAGCCATGGCTCGCCACAAGCTGGGAGCGCCCCGATCCGCTGACCTGGATCTTTCATCTGCGCAGCGGCGTTCACTTTCACGACGGCAAGCCGCTTACCGCCGACGACGTCGCGTGGTCGATCCGCAGCATGACGAACGGCGCCTTGATCACCGCAAAAGGTGGAGCATTCGCCGATGTTACCTCCATCGAAGTGCGCGATCCCCTGACCCTGATCGTGCGCACCCGCCAGGCGGACGCGAGCCTGCTCTTCAACCTCAGCGACGGACTCTTCGGTGTCGTTGAAAAAGGCGCGGGGCGTGAAGAAGGGCTGCATCCGGTTGGCACCGGGCCGTTCAAGTTCGTCAGCCAGGTGCAGGACAAGGAAGTTGTTGTCGAACGCAATCCCAGCTACTGGGCCGGTCCACCCAAGATCGGACATATACGCTTCGACGTCGTCCCTGATGCCATCACCATGGCGCTTGAGATGAAGAAGGGCTCCGGCGACGCCGAGAGCAGCGACATCACGCTGGATATGGTGCACGCGCTGCGAGGACTCCCCAACCTGCGCACTGAATCCGGGCCGGGCTCGATCGTCATCTACGCCAACTTCAACGTGAACGACCCCGCGCTGCGCGACCGGCGCGTGCGCCAGGCGATTGCCTGCGCCCTTGACCGGCCCGCTCTGATCGCTGCCTTATGGCGTGGCGAAGCTCGCCCCGCCAATACATTTTTGCCGACGGATCACTGGGCCCAGGCCAGCGATTCGCAGCTACCACTGTATCCGCACGATACAGCTCGTGCTGTGCGACTGCTGGACGAAGCAGGCCTGAAGCCAGACAAGAACGGCATCCGCCTGCGCTTCACACTGAAGACCTCCACCGACGAGACTACGCGGCTCGTAGCCCAGGCCATCCAGCAGGAACTGCACGAAGCGGGCATCGAGCTGACGCTGCGCTCGGCGGAGTTCGGCACCTTCTATTCGGACATCACCAAGGGCGCGTTCCAGATGTATATCCTGCGCTGGATCGGCTCGAACGAAGACCCGGACATATTCCGCTATGCCTATGCGACAGCCAGCTTCCCTCCAAAGGGCGGCAACCGCGGACGCTACTCCAATCCACGCATCGATGCTCTTCTACAAGCTGCCAGCGCAGAGACAGACCAGGCCGCACAGCGGCGCGCTTACGTCGAGGTGCAGCAGATCCTCGCGAACGATCTACCGGGCATTCCACTGTGGTACCCGAACAACGAGGTCGTGCATTCAACCCGGCTGACAAACGTGAAACTGGACCCTGGGGGAAGTTTCAACTTTTTAAGGACAGCGGTGCTGCAGTAG
- a CDS encoding CehA/McbA family metallohydrolase has protein sequence MRSMLVRFFAVGPKLTRAFGVVVSTVLLACFCAGSCVYAQQGKPDLVLRGTVTYADRQTYLELPFTVGPDVTRVAVELSYTEHDKHTNIDLGVFDSERFRGWSGGNKNYFTISETDATPSYLPGVIVPGQWKLILGVPNIEEGVSSNYEAKIYLSHRADLLETSTFSQKPLRDGAAWYRGDLHMHNAHSDGSCLSQSGVKVPCPLYKTVEAAVARKLDFIAITDHNTISQYNDMRELQPYFDHLLLMPGREITTFQGHANVFGTTAFIDFRLTSPHVPHINDLLQQVQDLHGLISINHPGSPSGAACMGCGWTVPDTDYSRVNAIEAINGGSLDGPRSGIPFWQDKLNKGYRLTGVGGSDNHDADYPPQTRSAVGHPTTVVYAQNLSEVEILKAIRAGHVFIDLEGTADRTLEFSAHAGANTASMGDDISSPAGQAVHFTLRMLALQNAHPEIIRDGELTTLVEAAPAQTKEEVRSFDYPSDGKRHWLRVNVRSADGTLLVAGNPIYLNF, from the coding sequence ATGCGCAGTATGTTGGTCAGATTCTTTGCTGTAGGCCCTAAGCTCACCAGGGCCTTTGGAGTGGTTGTAAGTACTGTCTTGCTCGCGTGTTTTTGTGCCGGAAGCTGTGTCTATGCGCAGCAGGGAAAGCCCGATCTGGTATTGCGCGGAACAGTTACTTACGCAGATCGCCAGACGTATCTCGAACTGCCATTCACCGTAGGACCGGATGTGACTCGGGTAGCGGTAGAACTTTCCTACACGGAGCACGACAAGCACACCAACATCGATCTTGGTGTCTTCGATAGCGAGCGATTCCGCGGCTGGAGCGGAGGCAACAAAAACTACTTCACGATCTCGGAGACGGACGCCACCCCTTCCTATCTTCCCGGCGTCATCGTGCCGGGCCAGTGGAAACTTATCCTCGGCGTCCCCAATATCGAGGAGGGCGTGAGCTCCAACTACGAAGCAAAGATCTATCTCTCGCATCGGGCGGATCTTCTCGAGACTTCAACCTTTAGCCAGAAGCCGCTGCGTGATGGCGCCGCCTGGTATAGGGGAGACCTGCATATGCACAATGCGCATAGCGACGGCTCCTGTCTCAGCCAGTCGGGAGTAAAGGTGCCCTGTCCGCTCTATAAGACGGTCGAGGCAGCTGTAGCCAGAAAGCTGGATTTCATTGCCATTACGGATCACAACACGATCTCGCAATATAACGACATGCGGGAACTCCAGCCATACTTCGACCATCTTCTTCTGATGCCCGGCCGCGAAATTACGACCTTTCAGGGCCATGCCAATGTCTTTGGCACAACGGCCTTCATTGACTTCAGGCTGACCAGTCCCCACGTTCCGCATATCAATGATCTGTTGCAACAGGTGCAGGATCTTCACGGTCTCATCTCCATCAACCATCCGGGCTCGCCGTCCGGCGCTGCCTGCATGGGTTGTGGATGGACCGTTCCTGACACCGACTACAGCCGCGTGAATGCCATTGAAGCGATCAATGGCGGCTCGCTTGATGGTCCCCGGTCCGGCATTCCCTTTTGGCAGGACAAGCTGAACAAAGGCTATCGGCTCACTGGAGTTGGCGGAAGCGATAACCATGACGCCGACTATCCTCCGCAGACACGATCGGCGGTCGGGCATCCGACCACGGTCGTTTATGCTCAGAACCTCTCTGAAGTTGAGATCCTGAAGGCTATTCGCGCCGGTCATGTCTTCATCGACCTTGAAGGCACAGCCGACCGCACGCTCGAATTCTCTGCTCATGCAGGCGCAAACACCGCGTCGATGGGGGACGATATCTCGTCCCCTGCAGGACAGGCGGTGCACTTCACCCTCAGGATGCTCGCCTTGCAGAATGCACACCCTGAGATCATTCGCGATGGTGAACTTACCACTCTCGTTGAGGCTGCCCCGGCACAAACTAAAGAGGAAGTGCGCAGCTTCGATTATCCCAGCGACGGAAAGCGGCATTGGCTTCGGGTCAATGTCCGGTCTGCCGATGGAACGTTGTTGGTCGCAGGGAATCCCATTTATTTGAACTTCTAG
- a CDS encoding cupin domain-containing protein translates to MLFKHHPSEALILSVLNGTAPAAEQKLVSEHVARCPRCQSVSAQKRVLLQDLSELSRSSSRNREPLSPSNTLVFPQRRSPKIFAPRIAWGAIAAALVIGIFAWPRHIQSVSAAELLSRAEATEVDTTASQHFYRLHVGTATCETSDPYWEQLSGPGDSPCERVHGQLLQARWDDRQMLSAHSYRQWHDGLLSHRDSVLHEEPYWTIKTDTDQGLLRSASLRVRSSDYRPVELTLIFAALEPVSVMEDIPQKRRIYIPPVTSEKLTKNEDLQPVDGPGDAIEVQAWNLLRTLGADSGWEATITRKGGEVRVVGLIRDKARQEKFDTVFSNLQGVTMALDQPALLPQRGGDGEGQPLAENLLETLIPDAHERGERVTEISDASRAVVGKAYLHDLLVGRRHALQGSPSAPGLNTLIDEEQGDLLAATARLSDLLDPLIETKASHGLHEPLSYAQARKLDAAVLSLVNAAPRQSASLEETKGIVRTLLSKN, encoded by the coding sequence ATGCTTTTCAAACACCACCCCTCGGAAGCACTGATCCTTTCGGTTCTCAATGGCACGGCCCCCGCAGCCGAACAGAAACTTGTCTCGGAGCATGTCGCCCGCTGCCCTCGTTGCCAAAGTGTCTCAGCGCAAAAGAGGGTTCTTCTCCAGGATCTGAGCGAACTCAGCCGCTCCTCTTCCCGAAATCGGGAACCCCTTTCACCTTCCAACACGCTCGTCTTCCCCCAGCGCAGGAGCCCGAAGATCTTTGCCCCCAGAATCGCCTGGGGCGCGATCGCGGCCGCACTGGTCATCGGAATCTTTGCCTGGCCCCGGCATATACAGTCGGTCAGCGCGGCGGAGCTCCTTTCACGCGCGGAGGCGACAGAGGTCGACACGACCGCCAGCCAGCATTTCTATCGTCTGCATGTCGGCACAGCCACATGCGAAACATCCGATCCCTATTGGGAGCAGCTCTCCGGTCCGGGCGACAGCCCCTGTGAGCGCGTGCATGGACAGCTCCTGCAGGCTCGCTGGGATGATCGCCAGATGCTGTCTGCGCACAGCTACCGGCAGTGGCATGACGGGCTTTTGAGTCATCGTGACTCCGTTCTGCACGAGGAGCCCTATTGGACGATCAAAACGGACACCGATCAGGGGCTGCTTCGGTCTGCGAGCCTTCGTGTTCGTTCTTCGGACTACCGTCCGGTCGAGCTTACGTTGATCTTTGCAGCGTTGGAGCCTGTCTCTGTGATGGAGGACATTCCTCAGAAGCGGCGCATCTATATACCGCCGGTAACCTCGGAAAAGCTGACGAAGAATGAAGATCTCCAGCCTGTCGATGGGCCCGGAGATGCAATCGAAGTGCAGGCCTGGAATCTTCTGCGCACGCTGGGTGCCGACTCCGGATGGGAAGCTACGATCACTCGTAAGGGCGGGGAAGTGCGCGTGGTTGGACTCATCAGGGATAAAGCCCGGCAGGAGAAGTTCGACACAGTCTTCTCCAATCTCCAGGGAGTAACCATGGCTCTCGATCAGCCTGCGTTGCTGCCGCAGCGCGGTGGCGATGGAGAGGGACAGCCCCTGGCAGAGAACCTGCTGGAGACGCTGATTCCCGATGCGCACGAACGCGGAGAGCGGGTCACTGAGATCTCCGATGCTTCGCGGGCCGTTGTAGGCAAAGCCTATCTGCATGACCTCTTGGTTGGCCGCCGCCATGCCTTACAGGGCAGCCCTTCCGCCCCTGGGCTGAACACTCTGATCGACGAGGAACAAGGCGATCTCCTCGCAGCCACGGCACGATTGTCCGATCTCCTCGACCCACTGATTGAGACGAAGGCCAGCCACGGCCTCCATGAACCGCTTAGCTATGCTCAGGCCCGCAAACTTGATGCAGCGGTTCTCTCGCTCGTCAATGCGGCTCCAAGGCAGTCGGCGAGCCTTGAGGAGACCAAGGGGATTGTGCGCACGCTGTTATCGAAGAACTAA
- a CDS encoding RNA polymerase sigma factor, with amino-acid sequence MESRIAKNSSNLPQGTECASSDEHSGVLVLEDVAEFYSARRQSLFGQAFAMVRNRALAEDLTQETFARLVVEVKSGSAIQSAARWTSTVLRNLALNYIEHRKVASSIVEPDSQSQIETAPDGTPSAEEAYMAKESRKRLENSLLQLAPLERQCVLMFAEGCSYKEIALKKDLTYRVAVDVVRRSLRKLRKGIPAKQG; translated from the coding sequence ATGGAATCCCGAATCGCGAAGAACTCCAGTAACCTCCCTCAAGGGACAGAATGTGCGTCTTCGGATGAGCACTCTGGAGTACTCGTTCTGGAAGACGTAGCCGAGTTTTATAGCGCCCGCCGACAGAGCTTGTTTGGACAGGCTTTTGCCATGGTCCGGAATCGAGCTCTCGCCGAAGACCTCACCCAGGAGACCTTTGCCCGGCTGGTTGTCGAAGTCAAAAGCGGGAGTGCCATTCAGAGCGCGGCGAGATGGACAAGTACCGTTCTGCGTAACCTGGCACTCAATTACATTGAACATCGCAAGGTCGCTTCCAGTATCGTGGAGCCTGATTCCCAGTCCCAGATAGAGACGGCTCCAGACGGAACTCCATCCGCTGAAGAAGCGTATATGGCGAAGGAATCCAGAAAGCGTCTCGAGAACAGCCTGCTGCAACTTGCTCCCCTTGAGAGACAATGCGTTCTAATGTTTGCTGAAGGCTGCAGCTACAAAGAAATCGCGCTAAAAAAAGATTTGACCTATAGGGTCGCAGTTGATGTTGTTCGCCGTTCTCTTCGGAAACTTCGTAAAGGGATTCCGGCGAAACAAGGATAA
- a CDS encoding carboxypeptidase-like regulatory domain-containing protein gives MVQHRVRNFILSFACLLLLALFATEGAMAQIDAGGVAGTVKDASGAVVGGTTIVLKNDLTGVSSSVTSTSAGTYIFTGVNPGTYTATATHEGFEARVVHGIEVHVQQTDAIDILLATGNVQQQVTVTAASPLLQTEDAAIGQTIGHQTINNLPLETRNWGSLGQLAAGVATAPIGQNGGTPENAFYSVNGVQLYQNDFRLDGINNNIEFFGGSSVGTDATVTPPPDAIQEFKMQTGDYSAEFGHSTGGVINAVVRSGTNQLHGNLWEYVRNTAFNANDYFSNQQGKPRAEYHQNQFGGTVGGPVLIPKLYNGKDKTFFFFDYQGTRIVTPAQATSTVPTANMVNSGFTNLQDLISFNSGTSTDGLGRVFAHGTVLDPATTRQVQPGQIDTISGMRNTTGSAIYVRDPFYAGGSVAGITNFTGLASQLNQIPVSRLDPNAVKLLKLYPLPTKAGAFANNYLNNPKSTETVNQYDLRIDETFGSKDTLFGVFDESYFNQFAPGALPGQNDQNDAFPSYAFATGYTHIFTPTLSNELHVGFGHSEKEQLLSNANVTGIPAQYGIQGIPQVAGNGGLSSFNISGLTGLGPTDDRPTIQTVWDLEVTDNVIKELGRHTIKTGVQVDDLQGNIMQPPAPRGLFTFNGQFTDIPNQNQSLNGISDMLLTPTASTVGGVNNVGGLQSFSGSNFAGTQYHRWYTGAYFQDDWRATSALTLNLGLRWDYFTPYSETNGRQANFVPVGGNGNTGTFYISQQGCGVPRSSTFDALLASSNINLDCVSSKTLGAAQKTNFSPRLGFAYRATRTLVVRGGFGISYGALGNLGYGGTLGTNYPFIYTITQNAPNSQSPILLSNGQAATIENTFSTINLSDPTQVNGAGVNLYGRQYNYQTPYVQTFNLTVQDQFTNHDSLQIAYVGTLGRHLDVLGNNNSPSEVLPVGTNISQIPSIANNNQSFIPFPHFAPNAIYETTNAGSEYNSMQTTFEHQTSFGLQLLANYTYSKCFSNQRTQGTATSAYRAQWLPGFGISGDFGLCDTDATNVAHVSGTYALPIGRDKAYLGSINRITDAFIGGWSANYIYTYQSGQPLTVSCATATTSDFGCFAPVNPGVSLYAGPHNPTQWLNPSAFAQPAAATQIGQTDYSVLGGSPQQARGPSWYNLDASIFKEFQIYHETRLQFRAESFNTLNNPQFGQPGNLNYLNPKNFASITTLRNTPRELQFALKLSF, from the coding sequence ATGGTTCAACATCGTGTAAGAAATTTCATCCTGTCGTTTGCCTGTCTTCTTCTGCTGGCGCTCTTCGCCACGGAAGGTGCGATGGCCCAGATCGATGCAGGCGGCGTTGCGGGTACCGTTAAAGATGCATCGGGTGCGGTGGTTGGAGGCACGACGATTGTTTTAAAGAACGATCTCACCGGGGTCAGCTCCAGCGTGACCTCTACCTCTGCCGGAACCTACATCTTCACGGGTGTGAATCCCGGAACCTACACCGCTACAGCCACGCACGAAGGATTTGAAGCCCGCGTGGTTCACGGAATCGAGGTGCACGTCCAGCAGACTGACGCCATCGATATTCTCCTGGCGACCGGTAACGTGCAGCAGCAGGTGACTGTCACGGCAGCATCCCCTCTGCTGCAGACCGAAGATGCGGCCATTGGACAGACCATCGGGCACCAGACCATCAACAATCTGCCGCTCGAAACGCGCAACTGGGGCTCTCTGGGCCAGTTGGCCGCCGGTGTCGCGACAGCTCCGATCGGGCAGAACGGTGGAACTCCTGAAAATGCCTTCTATTCGGTCAACGGTGTTCAGCTCTATCAGAACGACTTCCGTCTCGACGGTATTAACAACAATATTGAATTCTTCGGCGGATCTTCCGTCGGCACAGATGCGACGGTAACTCCTCCCCCTGACGCCATCCAGGAATTCAAGATGCAGACCGGCGACTATAGCGCCGAGTTCGGGCACTCGACCGGCGGCGTTATCAACGCAGTCGTCCGCTCAGGAACGAATCAGCTCCATGGCAACCTTTGGGAGTATGTGCGGAACACTGCCTTCAACGCCAATGACTACTTTTCCAACCAGCAAGGCAAGCCGAGGGCTGAGTATCACCAGAACCAGTTTGGCGGAACGGTAGGCGGGCCTGTCCTCATTCCCAAGCTCTACAACGGAAAAGACAAGACGTTTTTCTTCTTCGATTACCAGGGCACGCGGATCGTTACACCTGCGCAGGCTACCAGCACTGTGCCAACGGCCAACATGGTAAACAGCGGCTTTACCAATCTGCAGGACCTGATCTCATTCAACAGCGGAACCTCGACCGATGGCCTGGGCCGAGTCTTTGCGCATGGCACGGTGCTCGATCCCGCGACGACGCGCCAGGTTCAGCCCGGCCAGATAGACACCATCTCCGGTATGCGGAACACCACGGGCAGTGCTATTTATGTCCGCGATCCTTTCTATGCCGGAGGCAGTGTTGCGGGCATTACAAACTTTACCGGTTTGGCTTCGCAGCTCAATCAGATTCCCGTGAGCCGGCTTGATCCCAATGCTGTGAAGCTGCTCAAGCTATATCCTTTGCCGACCAAAGCAGGGGCGTTCGCCAATAACTATCTCAATAATCCCAAGTCGACCGAGACCGTCAACCAATACGACCTTCGTATCGATGAGACCTTCGGCTCCAAGGACACGCTCTTTGGAGTGTTTGACGAGAGCTACTTCAACCAATTTGCTCCAGGAGCCCTGCCTGGTCAGAACGACCAAAACGATGCCTTCCCATCCTATGCATTCGCTACCGGCTACACGCATATCTTTACGCCGACACTCTCCAATGAGCTCCACGTAGGCTTTGGGCACAGCGAAAAAGAGCAGCTGCTGTCCAATGCAAACGTGACTGGAATTCCCGCTCAGTACGGTATTCAGGGCATCCCCCAGGTGGCGGGAAATGGTGGTCTTTCCTCCTTCAACATCAGCGGACTGACAGGCTTAGGGCCGACCGACGATCGTCCGACGATCCAGACCGTCTGGGACCTGGAGGTCACGGATAATGTCATCAAGGAACTCGGCCGGCACACGATTAAAACCGGAGTCCAGGTTGACGATCTGCAGGGCAATATCATGCAGCCTCCGGCTCCAAGAGGTTTGTTCACCTTCAATGGTCAATTCACTGATATTCCGAACCAGAATCAGAGCCTGAACGGTATCTCCGACATGTTGTTGACGCCAACGGCATCGACAGTTGGCGGTGTAAATAATGTAGGTGGCCTGCAAAGCTTCTCCGGATCGAACTTCGCCGGCACCCAGTACCACCGGTGGTATACCGGAGCTTATTTCCAGGATGACTGGAGAGCTACGTCCGCACTTACTTTGAACCTCGGTCTGCGCTGGGACTACTTCACTCCTTATTCGGAGACGAATGGACGGCAAGCTAACTTCGTTCCGGTGGGTGGCAACGGAAACACGGGGACGTTCTACATCTCGCAACAGGGTTGCGGTGTTCCCAGATCGTCCACCTTCGACGCCTTGTTGGCATCGAGCAATATCAATCTTGACTGCGTTTCAAGCAAGACGCTTGGGGCCGCACAAAAGACCAACTTTTCGCCTCGATTAGGTTTTGCCTATCGTGCTACTAGAACTCTTGTCGTTCGTGGAGGTTTTGGTATCTCGTATGGAGCTCTCGGTAACCTCGGTTACGGTGGGACCCTGGGAACTAACTATCCGTTCATCTATACGATTACCCAGAATGCTCCCAACTCGCAGTCTCCCATCCTGCTTTCCAACGGGCAGGCGGCCACGATAGAGAATACTTTCTCGACCATCAACCTCTCTGACCCAACCCAGGTCAACGGTGCCGGCGTCAATCTTTATGGACGTCAATATAACTACCAGACACCCTATGTCCAGACGTTCAACCTGACTGTTCAGGATCAATTTACTAATCACGACTCGCTTCAGATCGCTTATGTCGGCACCTTAGGGCGTCATCTGGACGTGTTGGGCAACAATAACTCGCCTTCCGAGGTTTTGCCGGTCGGGACTAACATCTCGCAGATACCTTCCATCGCCAACAACAACCAGAGCTTTATTCCTTTCCCTCACTTTGCTCCTAACGCAATCTACGAAACGACGAATGCGGGCAGCGAATATAACTCGATGCAGACGACCTTTGAGCATCAGACCAGCTTCGGTCTGCAGCTTCTCGCTAACTACACGTACAGCAAGTGCTTCAGCAACCAAAGAACGCAAGGCACTGCCACCTCGGCTTATCGTGCGCAGTGGCTTCCTGGATTCGGAATCTCAGGGGACTTCGGTCTCTGCGATACGGATGCTACCAATGTGGCTCACGTCTCAGGTACCTACGCTCTGCCCATCGGGCGTGACAAGGCCTACCTGGGCAGCATCAATCGCATTACCGATGCGTTCATTGGAGGATGGTCCGCGAACTACATCTATACCTACCAAAGCGGCCAGCCTCTAACCGTTAGCTGTGCTACGGCGACTACATCGGATTTCGGTTGCTTTGCTCCCGTAAATCCAGGGGTCAGCTTGTATGCGGGACCGCACAATCCAACCCAATGGCTCAATCCTAGTGCTTTTGCCCAGCCGGCTGCCGCCACGCAGATCGGACAAACTGACTACTCCGTGCTTGGCGGAAGTCCGCAGCAGGCCCGGGGACCAAGCTGGTACAACCTCGATGCCTCTATCTTCAAGGAGTTTCAGATCTATCACGAGACAAGACTCCAGTTCCGGGCGGAATCCTTCAACACTCTCAACAATCCGCAGTTCGGGCAGCCTGGCAACCTGAACTATCTGAATCCTAAGAACTTCGCTTCCATTACAACCTTGCGCAATACTCCGCGCGAGCTGCAATTCGCTCTGAAGCTCTCATTCTAG